In one Pseudodesulfovibrio tunisiensis genomic region, the following are encoded:
- a CDS encoding MotA/TolQ/ExbB proton channel family protein, whose product MTLFQQGGPMMWPLLAVSVASLAVMAERFVVFTTTSFPKGDTLASVLDMARQGRKGEALSRVEETAPFFTEFFSALLADGSARQCEEHAQLAGEEALFGLSRRLDFLATAATAAPLMGLLGTVMGMISAFSRLASSGNVDITMLAGGIWQALLTTAAGLGIAIPSLLAHRWFRRQHEKTAFAMQRTAALLLDNTMPGPGPKP is encoded by the coding sequence ATGACCCTGTTTCAGCAGGGTGGTCCCATGATGTGGCCGCTCCTCGCCGTATCCGTGGCCTCTCTCGCGGTCATGGCCGAACGTTTCGTGGTCTTCACCACCACCAGCTTTCCCAAGGGTGACACGCTCGCGTCGGTTCTGGACATGGCCCGACAGGGCAGAAAGGGCGAGGCGCTCTCCAGGGTGGAGGAAACCGCGCCCTTTTTCACGGAATTCTTCTCGGCCCTGCTGGCCGACGGTTCCGCTCGCCAATGCGAGGAACATGCCCAGCTTGCTGGTGAGGAAGCCCTGTTCGGCCTGAGCCGCCGTCTGGACTTTCTGGCCACGGCAGCCACCGCAGCCCCGCTCATGGGGTTGCTCGGCACGGTCATGGGCATGATCTCCGCGTTCTCCAGACTCGCGAGTTCCGGCAATGTGGACATCACCATGCTGGCCGGGGGCATCTGGCAGGCCCTGCTGACCACGGCGGCCGGACTGGGCATCGCCATCCCCTCGCTTCTGGCCCACCGCTGGTTCCGCCGCCAGCATGAAAAGACCGCATTCGCCATGCAGCGGACTGCGGCCCTGCTTCTGGACAACACCATGCCGGGACCGGGGCCCAAACCGTGA
- a CDS encoding CobW family GTP-binding protein — MNLSAILPPLRPKGQPVDMPGLLMNSLLAACRHNEFKRLVGWKGMAVCPRGDLAWTMKLRSRPGIYGLCAETSGQSDARHHADLGLYYFPADEEPLLERMSLAANLAAAHLDYLEQVRHFSVAPDWAAPFRIGRIRIFLDNDETALAIQCQALERKICIARDGIATDSGDWIIAPGTPEEDFAAHELAMDFFLILAAAVSNSLETPPSRYGREQQADMVPGYTRQGERISFDRSTSIITDTLAWGDDETACTLVSPLLREETLTPDRTDGMPPEIASALFWKTHDLSLLGTNMEYAYAFDTRPRFIVLSGFLGAGKTTFLNQLLEYHASRDELVAIIQNEVGQTGVDGKLLEGDDSIVELDEGCVCCTLAGNLSKGIEQLKARFSPKVIVLESTGLANPFNILEELDALRPLVRLDSVTTLVDAANAPALLETSDIAVCQIKAADIILLNKCDLVTDRERSELSRRIRALNSRALMAETEHGTINPATLYDSDPFEQNVSGLLPAPLNTPHHDHAMEGFTSRRFAFDAPLSREALVRALERLLPTEVFRLKGIVSLIGHDHAQVVQYVAGRYEFSSLGSEFHDQPFLVAIGRDMDLTPLEVLQEARA; from the coding sequence ATGAACCTTTCCGCCATCCTTCCTCCTCTGCGTCCCAAAGGCCAGCCCGTGGACATGCCGGGCCTGCTCATGAACAGCCTGCTCGCAGCCTGCCGCCACAATGAATTCAAGCGGCTGGTCGGCTGGAAAGGCATGGCAGTCTGCCCCAGAGGCGATCTTGCCTGGACCATGAAGCTCCGCTCCCGCCCCGGCATATACGGCCTGTGCGCCGAGACCTCCGGGCAGAGCGACGCCAGGCACCACGCCGATCTGGGCCTCTACTATTTTCCTGCGGACGAAGAGCCCCTGCTCGAACGCATGTCTCTGGCCGCGAATCTGGCCGCCGCGCACCTCGACTATCTGGAACAGGTCCGGCATTTTTCCGTGGCTCCGGACTGGGCCGCGCCGTTTCGCATCGGCAGGATTCGCATATTTCTGGACAATGACGAGACAGCTCTGGCCATCCAATGCCAGGCGCTGGAACGAAAAATCTGCATTGCCCGGGACGGCATCGCCACGGACTCCGGAGACTGGATCATCGCCCCGGGCACCCCGGAAGAGGACTTCGCGGCCCATGAACTGGCCATGGATTTCTTCCTGATTCTGGCTGCGGCCGTATCCAACAGTCTGGAAACGCCGCCAAGCCGTTACGGCCGGGAACAGCAGGCCGACATGGTTCCGGGATACACCCGGCAAGGCGAACGAATATCCTTTGACAGAAGCACTTCCATCATAACCGATACCCTTGCCTGGGGGGATGACGAAACTGCGTGCACTCTTGTCTCCCCCCTCCTCCGGGAAGAGACGCTCACCCCGGACCGGACCGACGGCATGCCGCCGGAAATCGCCTCGGCCCTGTTCTGGAAGACGCACGACCTCAGCCTGCTGGGCACGAACATGGAGTATGCCTACGCCTTTGACACCCGCCCCCGGTTCATCGTGCTGAGCGGTTTTCTCGGCGCAGGCAAGACCACGTTCCTGAACCAGTTGCTGGAATACCATGCCTCCCGCGACGAACTCGTGGCCATCATCCAGAACGAGGTGGGCCAGACCGGAGTTGACGGCAAACTGCTGGAAGGCGACGATTCCATTGTCGAACTGGACGAGGGATGCGTGTGCTGCACGCTGGCGGGCAATCTGTCCAAGGGCATCGAACAGCTCAAGGCCCGGTTCAGCCCCAAGGTCATCGTGCTGGAAAGCACGGGACTGGCCAATCCCTTCAACATTCTGGAAGAACTCGACGCACTCCGCCCACTGGTCCGGCTGGATTCCGTGACCACGCTGGTGGACGCAGCCAATGCCCCGGCCCTGCTGGAAACCAGCGACATCGCGGTTTGCCAGATCAAGGCTGCGGACATCATCCTGCTCAACAAATGCGACCTGGTAACCGACCGGGAACGCTCCGAACTTTCCCGGCGCATCCGCGCCCTGAACTCCCGTGCACTCATGGCCGAAACCGAGCACGGGACCATCAACCCCGCAACCCTGTACGACTCCGATCCCTTCGAGCAGAACGTTTCGGGTCTCCTTCCCGCACCTTTGAACACCCCCCATCATGACCACGCAATGGAAGGATTCACTTCAAGACGTTTTGCCTTTGACGCGCCCTTGAGCCGGGAAGCCCTGGTCAGAGCCTTGGAACGCCTCCTCCCCACGGAAGTTTTCCGGCTCAAGGGAATCGTGTCCCTGATCGGCCACGATCATGCCCAGGTCGTGCAGTACGTTGCCGGTCGCTACGAATTCTCCAGCCTTGGCAGCGAATTCCATGATCAGCCCTTTCTGGTCGCCATTGGCAGGGACATGGACCTCACCCCGCTCGAAGTCCTTCAGGAGGCACGCGCATGA
- a CDS encoding ExbD/TolR family protein, which yields MISFRHRTPQPASPDITPLLDVVFILLIFFVVSAVFTARGMDMELPDAETSHPVSGKSLEIELKPDGTLSCDNAPATMRDLSFILDHTAALPLASQPQRILLKAAPEARVEPFVRVVDMVRKHGFSNLVIATRTNAPPTSLDGDAQ from the coding sequence GTGATCTCGTTCAGGCACCGCACCCCACAACCAGCCTCTCCGGACATCACGCCGCTTCTGGACGTGGTGTTCATTCTGCTGATCTTCTTCGTGGTTTCCGCGGTGTTCACGGCCCGGGGCATGGACATGGAACTGCCGGACGCCGAGACCTCGCACCCGGTTTCCGGCAAATCGCTGGAAATCGAACTGAAACCGGACGGCACCCTGTCCTGCGACAATGCCCCGGCAACCATGCGCGACCTGTCCTTCATTCTGGATCATACGGCGGCCCTGCCTCTGGCGAGCCAGCCACAACGCATCCTGCTCAAGGCCGCGCCCGAGGCCCGGGTGGAACCGTTCGTGCGCGTGGTGGACATGGTGCGCAAGCACGGCTTTTCCAATCTGGTCATCGCCACGCGCACCAATGCACCGCCCACCAGTCTGGACGGAGACGCGCAATGA
- a CDS encoding twin-arginine translocation signal domain-containing protein — protein sequence MSNDKKNISRRDFVKGAATGLVAGAFAGMGMYSYSPWAYSRLPKTNRKQQDFGACRSVRVTNISETSWFNNAHLIGDIHEAGGLLVNQYTLNWAPFGNGKGSAKGSYDEGMSTIKDLLPHDLEKAWEIQKKLSLHPDNPGGYSCLLEVEALDGTVHKYLLDTGWSYEWMDNCFKREGIDQMLRDQEIEALFISHEHWDHFWGLPVTMKYDNRIPLYVHDGFYKEGLQYIEDSGYKGELTIADKPVTQIAPGVALLKFDVPIINRVFGETSLAFNIKDKGLVLISGCCHQGILKFADFAYANLKYDNDRFYGIYGGLHISPFEDWDPKYDDLVISLGQWGFERIGCNHCTGHLTAKKFIEAGYPVVRGTARFRSASKDYLGNGDKITFGC from the coding sequence ATGAGCAACGACAAGAAGAACATAAGCAGACGCGACTTCGTGAAGGGCGCGGCCACCGGTCTGGTCGCGGGCGCATTTGCGGGCATGGGCATGTACTCCTACAGCCCGTGGGCCTACAGCCGCCTTCCCAAGACCAACCGCAAGCAGCAGGACTTCGGCGCATGCCGCAGCGTACGCGTGACCAACATCTCGGAAACGAGCTGGTTCAACAACGCGCACCTCATCGGCGACATCCACGAGGCCGGCGGCCTGCTCGTGAACCAGTACACCCTGAACTGGGCCCCGTTCGGCAACGGCAAGGGCTCGGCCAAAGGCTCCTATGACGAGGGCATGAGCACCATCAAGGATCTGCTGCCTCACGATCTGGAAAAGGCATGGGAAATCCAGAAGAAGCTGTCCCTGCACCCGGACAATCCGGGCGGCTACTCCTGCCTGCTCGAAGTGGAGGCTCTGGACGGCACGGTGCACAAGTACCTGCTGGACACGGGCTGGTCCTACGAATGGATGGACAACTGCTTCAAGCGCGAGGGCATCGACCAGATGCTGCGCGATCAGGAAATCGAGGCCCTGTTCATCTCCCATGAACACTGGGACCACTTCTGGGGCCTGCCCGTCACCATGAAGTACGACAACCGCATCCCCCTCTACGTGCACGACGGCTTCTACAAGGAAGGCCTCCAGTACATCGAGGACAGCGGCTACAAGGGCGAACTGACCATTGCGGACAAGCCCGTGACCCAGATCGCTCCGGGCGTGGCCCTGCTCAAGTTCGACGTACCCATCATCAACCGCGTGTTCGGCGAAACCTCCCTTGCCTTCAACATCAAGGACAAGGGGCTGGTGCTGATCTCCGGCTGCTGCCATCAGGGCATCCTGAAGTTCGCGGACTTTGCCTACGCCAACCTGAAATACGACAACGACAGGTTCTACGGCATCTACGGTGGTCTCCACATCTCCCCGTTCGAGGACTGGGACCCCAAGTACGACGACCTTGTCATCTCCCTTGGACAGTGGGGCTTCGAACGCATAGGCTGCAACCACTGCACTGGCCATCTCACGGCCAAGAAGTTCATCGAGGCGGGCTACCCCGTGGTGCGCGGCACCGCGCGGTTCCGTTCGGCCTCCAAGGACTACCTCGGCAACGGCGACAAGATAACCTTCGGCTGCTAA
- a CDS encoding FadR/GntR family transcriptional regulator, translated as MASAQRPILCQKVADMLKGSSFSVGDRLPGERRLAEMFDTSRNTIREVLCNLETMGYVEIRQKSGCYLRSKEGRISWEQLRRRKSQSATRQLLDTLYMVVPGLAREQATRLSPSGVAALETATARLGEAIVNFDIAAFSRVYISFFLSLAESSANDYLILLMKELQAAVPNLEHAGTGLAEVQTDSLFAYHVELFNALKSGRADEAEKLAAQCMRTFAAIVLPGE; from the coding sequence ATGGCATCAGCACAACGCCCCATTCTTTGCCAAAAAGTCGCGGACATGCTCAAGGGCTCCTCCTTTTCCGTGGGGGATCGCCTGCCCGGCGAACGCCGCCTTGCGGAAATGTTCGACACCAGTCGAAACACCATCCGCGAAGTGCTCTGCAACCTTGAAACCATGGGTTACGTGGAAATCCGCCAGAAGAGCGGCTGCTACCTCAGGAGCAAGGAAGGCCGCATCAGCTGGGAGCAGCTCCGCAGACGCAAGTCCCAGTCCGCCACGCGGCAGCTTCTGGACACCCTGTACATGGTGGTGCCCGGGCTGGCCCGCGAACAGGCAACCCGCCTGTCACCTTCCGGTGTGGCTGCACTGGAAACCGCCACGGCAAGACTCGGCGAGGCCATCGTCAATTTCGACATCGCCGCGTTCAGCCGGGTGTACATCTCCTTTTTTCTGTCGTTGGCCGAGTCCTCGGCCAACGACTACCTGATCCTGCTGATGAAGGAACTTCAGGCTGCGGTTCCCAATCTGGAGCACGCCGGAACCGGACTTGCCGAAGTGCAGACCGATTCCCTGTTCGCGTACCACGTGGAGCTGTTCAACGCCCTGAAAAGCGGCAGGGCCGACGAGGCCGAGAAACTGGCTGCCCAGTGCATGCGCACCTTTGCCGCCATCGTGCTTCCCGGCGAATAG